One genomic window of Glycine max cultivar Williams 82 chromosome 16, Glycine_max_v4.0, whole genome shotgun sequence includes the following:
- the LOC100809225 gene encoding transcription factor MYB1: MGRSRCCSKEGLNKGAWTALEDRILTEYINIHGEGKWRHLPKRAGLKRCGKSCRLRWLNYLRPGIKRGNITNDEEELIIRLHNLLGNRWSLIAGRLPGRTDNEIKNYWNTNIGRKLQNGGAGTTLNTLQQEDQNVKEQEWHYDKGSCLVQTKATRWTKVTVTNEISQPNEGITIKSNVGDNKMKGFLVSPSKESNNDSVLLDFMADFEMDGNFFSELLKMDLPESSCKENKILGDNGNPSTVDKVYLSPKSSCDTAHFPWGDSFYDTNFDFLPVTIFMESGFDWL, from the exons ATGGGTAGAAGTCGTTGTTGTTCCAAGGAAGGGTTGAACAAAGGAGCATGGACAGCTCTGGAAGATAGAATTTTGACAGAATACATTAACATTCATGGCGAAGGAAAATGGAGGCACTTGCCCAAAAGAGCAG GTCTTAAGAGATGTGGGAAAAGTTGCAGGCTAAGATGGTTGAATTATCTGAGACCTGGCATTAAAAGAGGCAACATTACTAATGATGAAGAGGAGCTTATAATTAGGCTTCACAATCTTCTTGGAAACAg GTGGTCTTTGATTGCTGGACGGCTTCCAGGACGAACAGACAATGAAATCAAGAATTATTGGAACACCAACATTGGGAGGAAACTTCAAAATGGTGGTGCAGGAACCACTTTAAACACACTTCAACAAGAAGATCAAAACGTTAAAGAACAAGAGTGGCACTATGATAAGGGTTCGTGTCTTGTTCAGACAAAAGCAACAAGGTGGACTAAGGTCACAGTCACCAATGAAATTAGTCAACCCAATGAAGGGATTACAATTAAGAGCAATGTTGGTGATAACAAAATGAAGGGTTTTCTAGTGTCTCCATCTAAAGAGAGTAACAATGATTCAGTGTTGTTGGATTTCATGGCAGATTTTGAGATGGATGGAAACTTCTTCTCGGAGCTCCTTAAGATGGATTTGCCCGAATCATCTTGTAAGGAAAATAAGATACTCGGAGATAATGGTAACCCTAGCACGGTTGATAAAGTCTATTTATCTCCAAAATCATCCTGTGATACCGCCCACTTCCCTTGGGGTGATTCATTCTATgatacaaattttgattttctacCAGTGACAATTT